One part of the Mycolicibacterium aromaticivorans JS19b1 = JCM 16368 genome encodes these proteins:
- the dop gene encoding depupylase/deamidase Dop, with protein MQRIIGTEVEYGISSPSDPTANPILTSTQAVLAYAAAAGIQRAKRTRWDYEVESPLRDARGFDLSRSSGPPPIVDADEVGAANMILTNGARLYVDHAHPEYSAPEVTDPMDAVIWDKAGERVMEAAARHVASVPGAAKLQLYKNNVDGKGASYGSHENYLMSRQTPFSAVISGLTPFMVSRQVVTGSGRVGIGPSGDEPGFQLSQRADYIEVEVGLETTLKRGIINTRDEPHADADKYRRLHVIIGDANLAETSTYLKVGTTSLVLDLIEEGSRYGLDLSDLALARPVHAVHVVSRDPSLRATVALADGRELTALAIQRIYLDRVAKLVDARDPDPQATQVVETWAHILDLLERDPMECAELLDWPAKLRLLEGFRQRENLGWSAPRLHLVDLQYSDVRLDKGLYNRLVARGSMKRLVTEQEVIDAVDNPPTDTRAYFRGECLRRFGADIAAASWDSVIFDLGGDSLVRIPTLEPLRGSKAHVGALLDSVDSAVQLVEQLTT; from the coding sequence ATGCAAAGGATCATCGGAACCGAGGTGGAGTACGGCATCTCCTCGCCCTCCGATCCGACCGCCAACCCGATCCTGACCTCCACCCAGGCGGTGCTCGCGTACGCCGCGGCCGCCGGCATCCAGCGTGCCAAGCGCACGCGGTGGGACTACGAGGTGGAGTCGCCGCTGCGCGACGCCCGTGGATTCGACCTGAGCCGCTCGTCGGGGCCCCCGCCGATCGTCGACGCCGACGAGGTGGGGGCGGCGAACATGATCCTCACCAACGGCGCCCGGCTCTACGTCGATCACGCCCACCCCGAGTACTCGGCTCCCGAGGTCACCGACCCGATGGATGCCGTGATCTGGGACAAGGCCGGAGAGCGGGTGATGGAGGCCGCGGCCCGGCATGTGGCCAGCGTGCCCGGTGCGGCCAAGCTGCAGCTGTACAAGAACAACGTCGACGGCAAGGGCGCCTCCTACGGTTCCCACGAGAACTACCTGATGAGCCGTCAGACGCCGTTCTCGGCGGTGATCTCGGGCCTGACGCCGTTCATGGTGTCCCGGCAGGTGGTCACCGGTTCCGGCCGCGTCGGGATAGGTCCGTCCGGGGACGAACCGGGCTTTCAGCTGTCCCAGCGCGCCGACTACATCGAGGTCGAGGTCGGCCTGGAGACCACCCTCAAGCGCGGCATCATCAACACCCGCGACGAGCCGCACGCCGACGCGGACAAGTACCGCCGGCTGCACGTCATCATCGGCGACGCCAACCTGGCCGAGACCTCGACGTATCTCAAGGTGGGAACCACTTCGCTGGTCCTGGATCTGATCGAGGAGGGGTCCCGGTACGGCCTCGACCTGTCGGATCTGGCCCTGGCCAGGCCGGTGCACGCGGTCCATGTGGTCAGCCGGGACCCCTCGCTGCGGGCCACCGTGGCACTGGCCGACGGCCGGGAACTGACCGCGCTGGCCATCCAGCGGATCTACCTGGACCGGGTGGCCAAGCTGGTCGACGCGCGCGACCCCGATCCGCAGGCCACGCAGGTCGTGGAAACGTGGGCGCACATCCTGGACCTGCTGGAACGGGATCCGATGGAGTGCGCCGAGCTGCTCGACTGGCCGGCCAAGCTACGGCTGCTGGAAGGCTTCCGGCAGCGGGAGAATCTCGGCTGGTCGGCCCCGCGACTGCATCTGGTGGACCTGCAGTACTCCGATGTCCGGCTGGACAAGGGCCTGTACAACCGGTTGGTGGCGCGCGGCTCGATGAAGCGTCTGGTCACCGAGCAGGAAGTGATCGACGCCGTCGACAACCCGCCGACCGATACCCGGGCGTACTTCCGGGGCGAATGCCTGCGCCGCTTCGGTGCCGACATCGCGGCGGCGAGCTGGGACTCGGTGATCTTCGACCTGGGCGGTGATTCGCTGGTCCGGATTCCGACCCTGGAGCCGCTGCGCGGGAGCAAAGCCCATGTGGGCGCGCTTCTCGATTCGGTCGACAGCGCAGTGCAACTCGTGGAACAACTGACGACCTGA
- a CDS encoding DUF732 domain-containing protein has protein sequence MKKLVITGMAAVGLGLALASPAYADQDSFITTLANDGWHGPVATAVALGQHICSDIAAGVPQATTLQTISDNTSDGVEPKDAAFFYSAAQSQLCGH, from the coding sequence ATGAAGAAACTTGTGATCACCGGCATGGCCGCTGTGGGACTCGGTTTGGCGCTCGCCTCACCGGCGTACGCGGATCAGGACTCCTTCATCACGACGCTGGCCAATGACGGCTGGCACGGACCCGTCGCGACCGCGGTGGCGCTGGGACAGCACATCTGCAGTGACATCGCCGCCGGCGTTCCGCAGGCGACCACGCTGCAGACCATCTCGGACAACACCAGCGACGGTGTCGAGCCCAAGGATGCGGCGTTCTTCTACAGCGCCGCCCAGTCCCAACTCTGCGGACACTGA
- the arc gene encoding proteasome ATPase: MSEAQEPQLSGEDAAELEELRREASVLRDQLENAMSAQGGARSARDVHQLEARIDSLASRNAKLMDTLKEARQQLLALREEVDRLGQPPSGYGVLLGSHEDDTVDVFTSGRKMRLTCSPNIDVKSLKQGQTVRLNEALTVVEAGNYESVGEISTLREILADGHRALVVGHADEERIVWLAEPLVAIEDLPADVAEELDDDDLRPRKLRPGDSLLVDTKAGYAFERIPKAEVEDLVLEEVPDVAYSDIGGLTRQIEQIRDAVELPFLHKELYREYALRPPKGVLLYGPPGCGKTLIAKAVANSLAKKMAEVRGDDAREAKSYFLNIKGPELLNKFVGETERHIRLIFQRAREKASEGTPVIVFFDEMDSIFRTRGTGVSSDVETTVVPQLLSEIDGVEGLENVIVIGASNREDMIDPAILRPGRLDVKIKIERPDAEAALDIFSKYLTEDLPVNADDLAEFGGDRGLCIRAMIEKVVDRMYAEIDDNRFLEVTYANGDKEVMYFKDFNSGAMIQNVVDRAKKYAIKSVLETGQRGLRIQHLLDSIVDEFAENEDLPNTTNPDDWARISGKKGERIVYIRTLVTGKSSSASRAIDTESNLGQYL; the protein is encoded by the coding sequence ATGAGCGAGGCACAAGAACCCCAGCTGTCCGGCGAAGACGCCGCCGAACTAGAAGAGCTGCGCCGCGAGGCGTCAGTACTGCGCGATCAGCTGGAGAACGCCATGAGTGCACAGGGCGGCGCCCGCAGTGCTCGTGATGTGCATCAGCTCGAGGCACGCATCGACTCCCTGGCGTCACGCAACGCCAAACTGATGGACACTCTCAAGGAGGCCCGTCAGCAGTTGCTCGCTCTGCGCGAAGAGGTTGACCGGCTCGGTCAGCCGCCGAGCGGATACGGCGTCCTGTTGGGCTCCCACGAGGACGACACCGTCGACGTGTTCACCTCTGGTCGCAAGATGCGACTCACCTGCTCGCCCAACATCGACGTCAAGTCGCTGAAGCAAGGCCAGACGGTCCGCCTCAACGAGGCACTCACCGTCGTGGAGGCCGGCAATTACGAGTCGGTCGGTGAGATCAGCACGCTCCGCGAGATTCTCGCCGACGGTCATCGGGCGCTCGTCGTCGGGCATGCCGACGAAGAGCGCATCGTGTGGCTTGCCGAACCGCTTGTCGCCATCGAAGACCTGCCCGCCGATGTGGCCGAGGAACTCGACGACGACGATCTGCGTCCCCGCAAGCTGCGCCCCGGCGACTCGCTGCTGGTGGACACCAAGGCCGGGTACGCCTTCGAGCGGATTCCCAAGGCCGAGGTCGAGGATCTGGTCCTCGAAGAGGTGCCCGACGTCGCCTACAGCGACATCGGCGGCCTCACCCGCCAGATCGAGCAGATTCGCGACGCCGTCGAGTTGCCGTTCCTGCACAAGGAGCTCTACCGCGAGTACGCCCTGCGGCCGCCGAAAGGTGTGCTGCTCTACGGGCCGCCCGGTTGCGGTAAGACGCTGATCGCCAAGGCCGTGGCCAATTCGCTGGCGAAGAAGATGGCTGAGGTTCGCGGCGACGACGCCCGCGAGGCGAAGTCGTACTTCCTCAACATCAAAGGCCCCGAGCTGTTGAACAAGTTCGTCGGCGAGACCGAACGGCATATCCGGCTGATTTTCCAGCGGGCGCGCGAAAAGGCTTCCGAGGGAACGCCGGTCATCGTGTTCTTCGACGAGATGGACTCGATCTTCCGCACCCGCGGCACCGGTGTCAGCTCCGATGTCGAGACGACGGTCGTGCCCCAGCTGCTGTCGGAGATCGACGGTGTCGAAGGGCTGGAGAACGTCATCGTGATCGGCGCGTCCAACCGCGAGGACATGATCGACCCGGCGATCCTGCGGCCCGGCCGCCTGGACGTCAAGATCAAGATCGAACGGCCGGATGCCGAAGCGGCACTGGACATCTTCAGCAAGTACCTCACTGAAGACCTGCCGGTGAACGCCGACGATCTGGCCGAATTCGGCGGCGACCGAGGGCTGTGCATCCGGGCCATGATCGAGAAGGTCGTCGACCGGATGTACGCGGAGATCGACGACAACCGTTTCCTCGAAGTCACCTACGCCAACGGTGACAAAGAGGTCATGTACTTCAAGGACTTCAACTCCGGCGCGATGATCCAGAACGTGGTCGATCGGGCCAAGAAGTACGCGATCAAGTCGGTCCTGGAGACCGGGCAGAGGGGTCTGCGGATCCAGCATCTGCTCGACTCGATCGTCGACGAGTTCGCCGAGAACGAGGATCTGCCCAACACCACGAACCCCGATGACTGGGCGCGGATCTCGGGCAAGAAGGGCGAGCGGATCGTCTACATCCGCACGCTGGTCACCGGCAAGAGCAGCAGTGCCAGCCGGGCCATCGACACCGAGTCGAACCTGGGCCAGTACCTGTAG
- a CDS encoding DUF503 domain-containing protein: MWIGWLEFDVLLGDVHSLKEKRAVVRPIVAELRRRFTVSAAETGSADLHRRAGIGVSAVGGERAHVVDVLDAAERLVASRPDIELLSVRRGLHRSDDD; encoded by the coding sequence ATGTGGATCGGCTGGCTGGAATTCGACGTCCTGCTCGGTGACGTCCACTCGCTGAAGGAGAAGCGGGCCGTGGTGCGGCCGATCGTCGCCGAACTGCGGCGCCGCTTCACGGTGTCGGCGGCTGAGACGGGTTCGGCGGATCTGCATCGCAGGGCCGGCATCGGAGTTTCCGCGGTCGGCGGCGAGCGGGCACACGTCGTCGACGTGCTCGACGCTGCGGAACGGTTGGTGGCCTCACGCCCCGACATCGAACTGCTGTCGGTGCGACGCGGGCTGCACCGCAGCGACGACGACTAA
- a CDS encoding tRNA (adenine-N1)-methyltransferase produces the protein MTDDPAPRRTGPFVVGDRVQLTDAKGRHYTMVLNPGSEFHTHRGAVEHDAVIGLPEGSVVKSTNGDAFLVLRPLLIDYVLSMPRGAQVIYPKDAAQIVHEGDIFPGARVLEAGAGSGALTCSLLRAVGPDGEVISYEVRDDHAVHARRNVATFFGQDPDNWRLIIGDIVDSDLVEASVDRVVLDMLAPWDVLDTVARLLIPGGVLMVYVATVTQLSKTVELLREQQCWTEPRAWESLQRGWNVVGLAVRPQHNMRGHTAFLISARRLAPGTVTPTPLRRKKLAP, from the coding sequence GTGACCGACGATCCCGCTCCGCGCCGCACCGGCCCCTTTGTCGTCGGAGACCGCGTCCAGCTCACCGACGCCAAGGGCCGGCACTACACGATGGTCCTCAACCCGGGCAGTGAGTTCCACACCCACCGGGGGGCTGTCGAGCACGACGCGGTGATCGGCCTGCCCGAGGGCAGTGTGGTCAAGTCGACCAACGGCGACGCGTTCCTGGTGCTGCGCCCGCTGCTCATCGATTACGTGCTCTCGATGCCCCGCGGCGCCCAGGTCATCTACCCCAAGGACGCCGCCCAGATCGTCCACGAGGGCGACATCTTCCCGGGCGCCCGGGTCCTGGAGGCCGGAGCGGGTTCCGGCGCGCTGACGTGCTCCCTGCTGCGTGCCGTCGGCCCCGACGGCGAGGTGATCTCCTATGAGGTGCGTGACGACCACGCCGTGCACGCTCGGCGCAATGTGGCCACGTTCTTCGGGCAGGATCCGGACAACTGGCGGCTGATCATCGGCGACATCGTCGATTCCGACCTCGTCGAGGCATCAGTCGATCGCGTGGTGCTGGACATGCTGGCGCCCTGGGACGTACTGGACACCGTGGCCCGGCTACTTATCCCCGGTGGGGTGCTGATGGTGTACGTGGCGACCGTGACCCAGCTGTCCAAGACCGTCGAGCTGCTGCGCGAACAGCAGTGCTGGACCGAACCCCGGGCTTGGGAGTCCTTGCAGCGCGGCTGGAACGTCGTCGGTTTGGCGGTGCGCCCGCAGCACAACATGCGCGGCCACACCGCGTTCCTGATCTCGGCTCGGCGGCTGGCCCCCGGCACGGTCACCCCGACCCCGTTGCGCCGCAAGAAGCTCGCGCCTTAG
- a CDS encoding RecB family exonuclease, whose amino-acid sequence MSDQVLQASRPALSPSRAADFKQCPLLYRFRAVDRLPEPPSTAQLRGSVVHAALEQLYGLPAAERGPGTALSLVDPAWERVLSEHPDFAGDFTDEQRTQLVAEARALLTGYYRLEDPTRFDPQSCEQRIEVELADGTLLRGFVDRIDVAGTGELRVVDYKTGKAPPEARALAEFKALFQMKFYAVALLRSREVLASRLRLIYLADGQVLDYSPALDELLRFEKTLMAIWRAIQSAGVTGDFRPNPSRLCNWCSHQALCPAYGGTPPPYPGWPGQMSGEPAA is encoded by the coding sequence ATGTCTGATCAGGTGCTGCAGGCGTCTCGTCCCGCGTTGTCGCCGTCGCGGGCTGCCGACTTCAAGCAGTGCCCGCTGCTGTACCGCTTCCGGGCTGTTGACCGGCTGCCCGAGCCACCGTCGACCGCTCAGTTGCGCGGTTCGGTGGTGCACGCCGCCCTGGAGCAGCTGTACGGTTTGCCGGCCGCCGAGCGTGGCCCGGGCACGGCCTTGTCGTTGGTCGACCCGGCCTGGGAGCGGGTGTTGTCCGAACACCCGGACTTCGCCGGCGATTTCACCGACGAGCAGCGCACCCAACTCGTCGCGGAGGCGCGCGCCCTGCTGACGGGCTACTACCGACTCGAGGACCCGACCCGGTTCGACCCGCAGAGCTGCGAGCAGCGGATCGAGGTCGAACTGGCCGACGGGACACTGCTGCGCGGTTTCGTCGACCGGATCGACGTTGCCGGCACCGGTGAACTCCGGGTGGTGGACTACAAGACCGGGAAAGCTCCTCCGGAGGCCAGGGCGCTGGCGGAGTTCAAGGCGCTGTTCCAGATGAAGTTCTACGCCGTTGCGCTGTTGCGTTCGCGCGAGGTGCTGGCCAGCCGGTTGCGGCTGATCTATCTCGCCGACGGTCAGGTTCTCGACTACTCCCCTGCGCTCGACGAGCTGCTGCGCTTCGAGAAGACGTTGATGGCGATCTGGCGCGCCATCCAATCTGCCGGTGTGACAGGCGATTTCCGACCCAATCCCTCGCGCCTGTGCAACTGGTGCAGCCATCAGGCGCTCTGCCCCGCGTACGGCGGCACGCCGCCGCCGTATCCGGGCTGGCCCGGACAGATGAGCGGTGAGCCGGCCGCATGA
- a CDS encoding thioesterase family protein: MIGCYFRRLGTDGDAELFASTDDTRSNWNFDIQHGSPPLALLTKAIEAKLSDGMRIGRLTLDILGAVPITEMRVQARVDRPGSRIAMLSAEMSALRPDGPPRAVARVTAWALATSDTADAATDRYPPLIEGPTAPLELHWKVARGYVESVEWRPQYDGSDSGRVYWMSPIANLVDDEPTTALERLAMVVDSANGIGAAIDPEKFIYMNTDTTVHLHRAPVGSDFGVRARGSIGPDGIGVTTAELFDRDGFIGTSAQTLLVQRR; encoded by the coding sequence ATGATCGGCTGCTACTTTCGGCGTCTCGGAACCGACGGCGACGCAGAACTTTTCGCGTCCACCGACGACACCCGCAGCAACTGGAATTTCGACATCCAGCATGGGTCGCCGCCGTTGGCGTTGTTGACCAAAGCGATCGAGGCGAAGCTGTCAGACGGTATGCGGATCGGCCGGTTGACGCTCGACATCCTGGGGGCCGTACCGATCACCGAGATGCGGGTGCAGGCGCGGGTTGATCGGCCGGGCAGCCGCATCGCGATGCTGTCGGCCGAGATGTCGGCGCTGCGTCCCGATGGGCCGCCGCGCGCCGTGGCCCGGGTGACTGCATGGGCACTGGCAACCTCAGATACCGCCGACGCCGCAACCGACCGCTATCCACCGCTGATCGAGGGCCCGACTGCTCCGCTGGAGCTGCATTGGAAAGTCGCGCGCGGGTACGTCGAGTCGGTGGAATGGCGGCCGCAGTACGACGGGTCCGACAGCGGCAGGGTGTACTGGATGTCGCCGATCGCCAATCTGGTGGACGACGAGCCCACCACAGCGCTCGAGCGGCTGGCGATGGTGGTCGACTCCGCGAATGGCATTGGCGCAGCGATAGATCCGGAGAAGTTCATCTACATGAACACCGACACCACGGTGCATCTGCATCGCGCGCCGGTGGGTAGCGATTTCGGCGTGCGTGCTCGCGGATCGATCGGACCGGACGGCATCGGGGTGACCACCGCCGAGCTGTTCGACCGCGACGGGTTCATCGGAACGTCCGCGCAGACACTGTTGGTGCAACGCCGGTAG
- a CDS encoding ArsR/SmtB family transcription factor translates to MDVFEAVAEPNRRVLLDTLAAGDRTAGELVAALPDLTQPSVSRHLRILREVGLVEVRPDAQRRIYALRADGLVAIDSWIEQYRQFWTGHLDALERHLDKTKESS, encoded by the coding sequence GTGGACGTCTTCGAGGCAGTCGCCGAACCGAATCGCCGCGTGCTGCTGGACACCCTGGCGGCCGGCGATCGCACCGCCGGGGAACTCGTTGCGGCACTGCCGGATCTGACCCAGCCCTCGGTGTCGCGGCATCTGCGCATCCTGCGCGAAGTCGGACTGGTCGAGGTCCGCCCGGACGCGCAACGGCGGATCTATGCGCTGCGCGCTGACGGGCTGGTCGCGATCGACAGCTGGATCGAGCAATACCGTCAGTTCTGGACTGGTCACCTCGACGCCCTCGAACGCCACCTGGACAAGACAAAGGAGAGCTCATGA
- a CDS encoding SRPBCC family protein: MTSREGRISIDNDRATLTFERRLPHPVERVWRAITDPEERGKWMGDTTIDAREGGMMDMIPAAPPIPADQKRMAGRVLVWDPPHVFEHEWNQRIVEPGVVRYELVADGDGTLLRFSHRGLGVRNANGFRPGTHAYLDRLEAYLAGAELPDWQHRYREVAENAYGGQAW; encoded by the coding sequence ATGACCTCCCGCGAGGGCCGGATCAGCATCGACAATGACCGGGCAACACTGACTTTCGAGCGGCGACTCCCCCACCCTGTCGAGCGAGTTTGGAGGGCGATCACCGATCCGGAAGAGCGCGGCAAATGGATGGGCGACACCACCATCGACGCCCGCGAGGGCGGGATGATGGACATGATCCCCGCCGCGCCGCCGATCCCGGCCGACCAGAAGCGGATGGCGGGCCGAGTCCTGGTGTGGGACCCGCCGCATGTCTTCGAGCACGAATGGAACCAGCGGATCGTCGAACCCGGCGTCGTCCGTTATGAGTTGGTCGCCGACGGGGACGGGACCCTGCTGAGATTCAGTCACCGCGGGCTAGGGGTACGCAACGCCAACGGTTTCCGGCCCGGGACGCACGCCTACCTGGATCGCCTCGAGGCCTACCTGGCTGGCGCCGAGCTACCCGACTGGCAGCATCGCTACCGCGAGGTGGCCGAGAACGCGTACGGAGGACAAGCATGGTGA
- a CDS encoding flavodoxin family protein, with protein MVTPHVVVAYHSGFGHTATLAQAVAGGAAAASAHVQLIAVDTVGDDDWAVLDAADAIIFGCPTYMGNVSAGFQAFAERTGRRCTTGTWRDKVGAGFTNSGSKAGDKLQTLSALAVFATQHHMHWVNLGLTAGWNTSAASEFDLNRLGFWLGAGASTDVDADPTAVHDADVRTCEHLGRRVAMVTRQLLAGRASEEFCPAT; from the coding sequence ATGGTGACACCGCACGTGGTGGTGGCCTATCACTCCGGCTTCGGGCACACCGCAACTTTGGCGCAGGCAGTGGCAGGTGGAGCGGCAGCCGCTTCGGCACACGTCCAGCTGATCGCGGTCGATACCGTCGGCGACGATGACTGGGCGGTGCTCGATGCCGCCGATGCGATCATTTTCGGTTGTCCCACCTATATGGGCAATGTCTCGGCCGGTTTTCAAGCGTTCGCCGAGCGCACCGGACGGCGCTGTACGACGGGCACCTGGCGCGACAAGGTGGGTGCTGGTTTCACCAACTCCGGGTCCAAGGCCGGTGACAAGCTGCAGACCCTGAGCGCGTTGGCGGTGTTCGCCACCCAGCATCACATGCACTGGGTGAACCTCGGCCTGACCGCAGGCTGGAACACCAGCGCCGCAAGCGAATTCGATCTCAATCGGTTGGGCTTCTGGCTGGGTGCCGGCGCATCGACCGATGTCGACGCCGACCCTACTGCGGTGCACGACGCCGACGTACGCACCTGTGAACACCTCGGCCGGCGAGTCGCCATGGTGACGCGGCAGCTGCTCGCCGGGCGGGCGTCAGAGGAGTTCTGCCCGGCCACCTAG
- the lgt gene encoding prolipoprotein diacylglyceryl transferase, producing the protein MTTTVLAYFPSPPQGVWHLGPIPIRAYALCIIAGIISALVIGDRRWAARGGERGVIYDVALWAVPFGLVGGRLYHLMTDWRTYFAEGGAGVGAALRIWDGGLGIWGAVALGGVGAWIACRRRGIPLPAFGDAIAPGIVLAQAIGRLGNYFNQELYGRETIVPWGMEIFYRRDSSGMVDVHSLDGVSTGQVAAVVQPTFLYELVWNVLVFAFLIWIDRRFKIGHGRLFAAYVAAYCIGRFWVELMRDDTATHIAGIRVNSFTSVFVFIGAIVYILLAPKGREDPAALGGKQPMGEPEEDSPAERMAEDLVAVATGGGIAAAATVAAEHDSEDAAAVGDTEEAEPTAEAEAEPEAEPEPEAEAQPEPEAEPEPEPEAEAEPEPEAEPEPGAEPEPEPEAEPEPEAEPEPEAEAQPEPEPEPEAEPEPEAEPEPEAEAQPEPEAEPEAEAEPEPDAEPEPEPEAEPEPEAEAEPEPEPASQPRGFRTVVRRVLWGVEVHRD; encoded by the coding sequence GTGACGACGACCGTCTTGGCTTATTTCCCGAGTCCGCCGCAGGGCGTCTGGCATCTGGGTCCGATACCGATTCGGGCGTATGCGCTGTGCATCATCGCCGGCATCATCTCGGCGCTGGTGATCGGTGATCGCCGTTGGGCGGCCCGTGGTGGCGAGCGGGGCGTCATTTACGACGTTGCCCTGTGGGCGGTGCCGTTCGGTTTGGTTGGTGGGCGTCTCTATCACCTGATGACCGACTGGCGAACGTATTTCGCCGAGGGCGGCGCAGGTGTCGGTGCGGCGTTGCGGATCTGGGATGGCGGCCTCGGCATCTGGGGTGCGGTTGCCCTCGGTGGTGTCGGTGCGTGGATTGCGTGCCGGCGCAGAGGGATTCCGCTGCCCGCGTTCGGCGATGCGATCGCGCCGGGAATTGTGTTGGCGCAGGCGATCGGCCGGCTCGGAAACTACTTCAACCAGGAGCTGTACGGCCGCGAGACCATCGTGCCGTGGGGGATGGAGATCTTCTACCGGCGGGACTCGTCCGGGATGGTTGATGTGCATTCCCTCGACGGGGTGTCGACGGGGCAGGTCGCGGCGGTGGTACAGCCGACGTTCCTGTACGAGCTGGTGTGGAACGTTCTGGTGTTCGCGTTCCTGATCTGGATCGACCGGAGGTTCAAGATCGGCCACGGTCGGCTCTTCGCGGCCTATGTGGCGGCGTACTGCATCGGCCGGTTCTGGGTGGAGTTGATGCGCGACGACACCGCCACCCATATCGCGGGTATCCGGGTGAATTCGTTCACGTCGGTGTTCGTGTTCATCGGCGCGATCGTGTACATCCTGCTGGCACCCAAGGGCCGCGAAGATCCGGCCGCGCTGGGCGGTAAGCAGCCGATGGGTGAGCCCGAGGAGGATTCTCCTGCCGAGCGGATGGCCGAGGATTTGGTGGCCGTCGCCACGGGCGGCGGTATTGCCGCGGCCGCGACCGTGGCAGCCGAGCACGACTCCGAAGACGCCGCCGCCGTTGGGGATACGGAGGAAGCGGAGCCGACAGCCGAGGCCGAGGCCGAACCTGAGGCTGAGCCGGAGCCGGAGGCTGAAGCCCAGCCGGAGCCGGAAGCCGAGCCCGAGCCGGAGCCGGAGGCTGAAGCCGAGCCGGAGCCGGAAGCCGAGCCGGAGCCGGGAGCCGAGCCGGAGCCGGAGCCGGAAGCCGAGCCGGAGCCGGAAGCCGAGCCCGAGCCGGAGGCTGAAGCCCAGCCGGAGCCGGAGCCGGAGCCGGAAGCCGAGCCGGAGCCGGAAGCCGAGCCGGAGCCGGAGGCTGAAGCCCAGCCGGAGCCGGAAGCCGAGCCGGAAGCTGAAGCCGAGCCGGAGCCGGATGCCGAGCCCGAGCCGGAGCCGGAAGCCGAGCCGGAGCCCGAGGCTGAAGCCGAGCCGGAGCCCGAGCCCGCGTCGCAACCCCGAGGATTCCGCACAGTCGTACGCCGCGTGCTCTGGGGCGTCGAAGTCCATCGCGACTGA